One genomic window of Planctomycetaceae bacterium includes the following:
- a CDS encoding RHS repeat-associated core domain-containing protein: MTAPVVDLLLSRQSGGHQLGRCHSGPGNRRRCRRPDALTIDGTPVVVDSFGTASFRSATPGLFDIVATAFDEAGNETTASVTLRVIDPADTLGPVIDITGPSPNSEVTTLTDIIGSVTDDNLEFFTVEFGRADLVDINDPTAFDPDYVTIATGTADVTNALLGTFDPTLLMNDSYIIRVFAQDLSGNVSAQTLPISIDGQLKFGQFTLNQTDLAVSVAGTPIELTRTYDTRQSGEQGDFGFGWNLAIQDAQIRETIPVNPLEKDGLILAATPFKAGTRVYLTNPEGKRVGFTFDPEPQFSLFGGGSFSPRFVPDPGVYDTLDVGSIPLRLVNGAFYSGFFGNPFNPSAYRLTTRDGVVYEYGQFSGLQNVIDRNGNRLEFREDGIFSSTGESVRFVRDPAGRISQVIDPAGRSLTYEYDANGDLTRFTDQAGLLTQYTYLTAPAHFMETAVDPNGNTVFELQYDADGRLTRSTDAGGATIQNTYNPGQLSETITDPLGNEITTRFDSRGNLLSFTDALGESVSFTYDASDNIITATDGNGNVVTRTIDTRGNLTSLKDPLGNSFVLTYGEDNQVTSIMDSAGNVSRSRYDEAGNLIQYVNAAGVVSSYQYDAQGRPTSYTDNNGNSTQYVYGSGPRPEEVIHADGTRERYEYNYLGQVTRAVDENGFATLYTYDAIGRPTSVENALGQTTTYTYDGRYLSSRTDALGRITRYVFDEKGRRTAVTDAAGNTTQFGYDDNNQLVTVTDPLGGITTTDYRADGEVESVVDALGNTVRYEYDSVGNVTAVIDPRGNRTEYQYDAMGRLLETMDSLGGTTSYTYDAAGNLLTAMQANGATVTYVYDSLNRLVSATDPLGGRFEYTYDANGNLRTFTDANDHVSNLFYDSRDRVTRIVDPAGETLHFTYDAAGNIETAIDPADQTTSYVYDALDRLIRVTDPIGNTTAYTYDAVGNLESLTDPTARTTTYSYDSLYRLTAVTDAAGERTQFGYDALGRRTSVTDALDQKTTFAYDAIGRLTTETDPLGLSTSFAYDANGNRIRVTDRNDRVTEFNYDALNRVVEERWLDNASSVLRQVTFVYDAVGNLLAASDPDSVLTFTYDLLSRVSTADVTGTPRLPDIVLTYTYDAVGNLLNTHDDSGVQVTSLYDERDLLINRVWQGGGIDPASVDVDYNARRERTHVTRYSDASGLAAIGSSIYDYDAAGRLTDIQHQDELDQVFVDYDYLFDEAGRLVNEAHHGASVAYEYDALGQLTAADYSSGASVADQTFQYDENGNRTDPGFVVAANNRIESDGTYNYAYDNEGNLIRRTQIGSGDYTEFTWDYRNRLTQVEQFDSTGTSQSFATYTYDALNRRIRKDVDGIVTATVYSFDAAWADFDDAKNVTARYLPSGQVDEFFARWRPGEGTAWYLTDRLGTVRDIADETGTTVDHIDYDSFGNVADESNPAFGDRFKFTGREYDAETGLYYYRARYYDPTLGRFISEDPLGFSGGDANLQRYVANDPLNAVDPTGMQAIASYGGALAANQAVAQAAIFYGKDVPFRFQIQCQGANCVVSGGPSGLGDLSKVPDFDLGGGISVGGSGVSISDGFGEKLTVGAGGITASGGETSVGINGDGVTFRAPGTQTTVGPGGASGSGGGASYTSNGAGGPFFKVGPFHYGQPVKTGSTALPAQPSDGEFDFLVESVAKSSNIIISANTAIFAGVATELNIIAQAAAADDATRLVQANFEKSVLSGDFKATVQARGFARLPGRRPGISSGASGPAGPNAGPGGGTAGGGSGPAGGGGGAGGPGGGSGSGSNFSGSVIPLNSRSYLRRPFLMFIDPRQFDAFSQLIVDPFNNISVVVE, encoded by the coding sequence ATGACAGCTCCTGTCGTCGACCTGCTGCTGAGCCGCCAATCCGGCGGCCATCAGCTCGGACGTTGTCATTCAGGTCCTGGCAACCGACGACGTTGCCGTCGACCGGACGCGCTGACGATCGACGGAACACCGGTCGTCGTCGATTCGTTCGGTACGGCGTCGTTCCGCTCTGCGACTCCCGGCCTGTTCGACATTGTCGCCACGGCCTTCGACGAAGCCGGCAACGAAACGACCGCTTCGGTCACGCTGCGAGTTATCGATCCCGCGGACACGCTCGGACCGGTCATCGACATCACCGGACCGTCGCCGAATTCTGAAGTCACAACGCTGACCGACATCATCGGTTCGGTGACCGACGACAACCTGGAATTCTTCACGGTGGAATTCGGCCGAGCGGATCTGGTCGACATCAACGACCCGACAGCATTCGATCCGGACTACGTCACGATCGCCACCGGAACAGCCGACGTCACCAACGCGCTGCTCGGCACATTCGACCCGACGCTGCTGATGAATGACTCGTACATCATCCGAGTCTTCGCACAAGACCTCAGCGGCAACGTATCGGCTCAAACGCTGCCAATCAGCATAGACGGGCAACTGAAATTCGGACAGTTCACACTGAATCAGACTGATCTAGCGGTGTCCGTGGCGGGAACTCCAATCGAACTCACGCGAACCTACGACACTCGCCAGTCGGGTGAACAGGGAGATTTTGGATTTGGCTGGAACCTCGCAATTCAAGACGCTCAGATTCGTGAAACGATTCCGGTCAATCCCCTGGAGAAAGATGGGCTGATCCTGGCGGCGACTCCATTCAAAGCCGGAACGCGAGTCTATCTCACCAATCCCGAAGGTAAACGTGTTGGATTCACGTTCGACCCCGAGCCGCAGTTCAGCCTCTTTGGCGGCGGTTCGTTCTCGCCGAGGTTTGTTCCCGATCCCGGTGTGTACGACACACTGGATGTGGGCTCGATCCCGCTGCGTTTGGTGAATGGGGCGTTCTATAGCGGATTCTTCGGCAACCCGTTCAATCCGTCGGCGTACAGACTGACAACGCGTGATGGAGTCGTCTACGAGTACGGTCAGTTCTCCGGACTGCAGAATGTCATTGATCGAAACGGTAACCGGTTGGAGTTCCGCGAAGACGGGATCTTCAGTTCCACGGGTGAATCCGTTCGGTTCGTGCGAGATCCTGCGGGCCGGATCTCGCAGGTCATTGACCCCGCTGGCCGGTCGTTGACTTACGAATACGATGCGAACGGAGACCTGACCCGTTTCACTGATCAGGCCGGCCTGCTCACGCAATATACGTACCTGACGGCCCCGGCGCACTTCATGGAAACGGCGGTCGATCCCAACGGCAACACGGTTTTCGAGCTGCAATACGACGCCGACGGACGGTTGACGAGAAGCACAGACGCCGGCGGTGCGACGATTCAGAACACGTACAATCCGGGGCAACTCAGCGAAACGATCACTGACCCGCTCGGCAACGAAATCACCACGCGGTTCGACTCCCGCGGCAACCTGCTTTCATTCACGGACGCCCTCGGTGAATCGGTCTCGTTCACCTACGACGCCAGCGACAACATCATCACGGCCACCGATGGCAACGGAAATGTTGTTACACGCACCATCGACACCCGCGGCAACCTGACCAGCCTCAAGGACCCGCTCGGCAACAGCTTCGTCCTGACCTACGGCGAAGACAACCAGGTGACGTCCATCATGGACTCAGCCGGCAATGTATCTCGCTCCAGATACGACGAAGCCGGCAACCTGATTCAGTACGTCAACGCGGCTGGAGTCGTCAGTTCCTACCAATACGATGCACAGGGCCGTCCGACATCGTACACCGACAACAACGGCAACAGCACGCAGTACGTATACGGCAGCGGACCTCGCCCTGAAGAAGTCATCCACGCCGACGGCACGCGGGAACGCTACGAATACAATTACCTCGGCCAGGTCACCAGAGCAGTCGACGAAAACGGCTTCGCGACACTTTACACGTACGACGCAATCGGACGGCCCACGTCCGTCGAAAACGCTCTTGGTCAAACCACGACCTACACCTACGACGGTCGCTATCTCAGCAGTCGAACGGATGCCCTTGGGCGAATCACCCGGTATGTGTTCGACGAGAAGGGTCGCCGGACTGCGGTAACGGATGCTGCCGGTAACACGACTCAATTCGGATACGACGATAATAACCAGTTGGTTACGGTCACCGACCCGCTCGGCGGCATCACGACGACAGACTACCGCGCTGACGGCGAAGTCGAGTCCGTCGTCGATGCACTCGGAAATACTGTGAGGTATGAATATGACTCGGTCGGAAATGTCACCGCGGTCATCGATCCCAGGGGAAATCGTACTGAGTACCAATATGACGCAATGGGCCGATTGCTGGAGACGATGGATTCTCTCGGCGGTACGACCTCTTACACGTACGATGCGGCCGGCAACCTGCTGACAGCGATGCAGGCAAACGGCGCCACCGTGACTTACGTCTATGACAGCCTCAACCGTCTCGTTTCGGCGACCGATCCGCTGGGCGGTCGCTTTGAATACACATACGACGCCAACGGCAACCTGCGAACGTTCACCGACGCGAACGACCACGTGTCGAACCTGTTCTACGACTCGCGCGATCGAGTGACGCGGATCGTTGATCCCGCTGGCGAGACACTTCACTTCACCTACGATGCGGCCGGTAACATCGAGACCGCAATTGACCCTGCAGATCAAACAACGTCCTATGTGTACGACGCGCTGGACAGGCTGATCAGAGTTACTGATCCGATCGGCAATACGACCGCTTATACGTATGATGCCGTCGGCAATTTGGAATCACTCACTGACCCCACTGCCCGCACAACAACCTATTCTTATGACAGCCTTTATCGCCTGACGGCAGTTACTGACGCGGCGGGCGAACGAACGCAGTTCGGCTATGACGCACTCGGACGGCGAACATCGGTCACCGATGCACTCGACCAGAAGACAACATTCGCTTACGACGCAATCGGCCGTCTGACTACCGAAACCGACCCTCTCGGGCTGTCAACGTCATTTGCTTACGACGCGAACGGTAACCGGATTCGAGTCACGGACCGCAATGATCGAGTGACCGAATTCAACTACGACGCGCTGAATCGTGTCGTCGAGGAACGTTGGCTGGACAATGCGTCGTCTGTGCTTCGACAGGTCACTTTCGTGTACGACGCCGTCGGGAATCTCCTCGCGGCGAGCGACCCCGACAGCGTCCTGACCTTTACTTACGACCTGCTGAGCCGCGTCAGCACAGCCGATGTTACGGGAACACCGCGACTGCCGGATATTGTTCTGACATACACCTATGACGCCGTCGGCAACCTGCTGAATACTCACGACGACAGCGGCGTCCAGGTAACTTCGCTGTACGATGAACGCGATCTGCTGATCAATCGAGTATGGCAGGGAGGAGGCATCGATCCGGCCAGTGTCGATGTAGACTACAACGCCCGACGCGAACGTACTCACGTGACTCGCTACTCCGATGCCAGCGGTTTGGCTGCAATTGGCAGCTCGATTTACGACTACGACGCCGCAGGCCGGCTGACTGATATTCAACATCAGGACGAACTCGATCAGGTCTTCGTCGACTATGACTATCTGTTCGATGAAGCGGGCCGCCTGGTGAATGAAGCCCATCACGGCGCTTCCGTTGCCTATGAATACGATGCGCTCGGCCAGTTGACTGCCGCCGACTACAGCAGCGGTGCGTCTGTCGCGGATCAGACCTTCCAGTATGACGAGAACGGCAACCGAACAGATCCCGGCTTCGTTGTTGCCGCGAACAACCGCATCGAATCCGACGGGACCTACAACTACGCGTATGACAACGAAGGCAATCTGATTCGCCGAACACAGATCGGGTCCGGCGACTACACGGAATTCACATGGGACTACCGCAATCGCCTGACGCAGGTCGAACAATTCGATTCAACAGGAACGTCGCAAAGCTTCGCAACATATACCTACGATGCGCTGAACCGGCGCATTCGAAAGGATGTCGACGGAATTGTGACTGCAACGGTGTACTCATTCGACGCTGCCTGGGCCGACTTTGATGATGCCAAAAATGTGACCGCCCGTTATCTGCCCAGCGGCCAGGTCGACGAATTCTTTGCTCGCTGGCGGCCAGGCGAAGGAACAGCGTGGTATCTGACCGACCGTCTCGGCACGGTTCGCGACATTGCCGACGAAACAGGCACAACCGTTGACCATATCGACTACGACAGCTTCGGAAATGTCGCGGACGAGTCAAACCCTGCGTTCGGCGATCGGTTCAAGTTCACCGGCCGGGAATACGACGCCGAAACGGGTCTGTATTACTACCGGGCACGCTACTACGATCCGACGCTTGGCCGGTTCATCAGCGAAGATCCGCTGGGCTTCAGCGGTGGCGACGCAAACCTTCAACGCTACGTCGCCAACGACCCGCTGAACGCCGTCGATCCAACCGGCATGCAGGCCATTGCATCGTACGGCGGAGCGCTGGCGGCGAACCAGGCTGTTGCTCAGGCCGCGATCTTCTACGGCAAGGATGTCCCATTCCGCTTCCAGATTCAGTGTCAGGGAGCGAACTGTGTTGTTTCGGGCGGCCCGTCTGGACTGGGTGACCTATCGAAGGTTCCTGACTTTGACCTCGGCGGCGGTATTTCCGTGGGCGGGAGTGGGGTTTCGATTTCCGATGGCTTTGGCGAGAAGCTCACAGTTGGTGCCGGCGGAATCACGGCCTCCGGCGGCGAAACCTCCGTTGGGATCAACGGCGATGGAGTGACTTTTAGGGCGCCCGGGACTCAAACGACTGTTGGTCCAGGCGGAGCGTCGGGCAGTGGCGGCGGAGCCAGCTACACTTCAAATGGTGCCGGTGGTCCCTTCTTCAAGGTCGGCCCGTTTCACTACGGTCAACCGGTGAAGACTGGCAGCACTGCCTTGCCCGCGCAGCCATCTGACGGCGAATTCGATTTCCTTGTCGAATCGGTGGCAAAGTCGTCAAACATCATCATTAGTGCAAACACCGCGATCTTTGCCGGAGTCGCCACCGAACTAAACATCATCGCTCAGGCAGCTGCGGCAGATGATGCGACTCGGCTGGTCCAGGCGAACTTTGAAAAGTCTGTCCTGAGCGGTGACTTCAAAGCGACCGTCCAGGCTCGCGGATTCGCGCGTCTACCGGGCCGACGCCCCGGCATTTCCAGTGGAGCATCAGGCCCGGCCGGTCCGAACGCAGGTCCGGGCGGCGGTACAGCTGGTGGAGGCAGCGGTCCGGCCGGCGGAGGCGGCGGGGCTGGCGGCCCAGGGGGAGGATCCGGTTCCGGTTCGAATTTCAGCGGCAGCGTCATTCCTCTGAATTCGCGTTCGTATCTTCGGCGGCCGTTTCTGATGTTCATCGATCCTCGGCAGTTCGATGCGTTTTCGCAACTGATCGTTGATCCGTTTAACAACATCTCAGTCGTCGTTGAATGA
- a CDS encoding PEP-CTERM sorting domain-containing protein (PEP-CTERM proteins occur, often in large numbers, in the proteomes of bacteria that also encode an exosortase, a predicted intramembrane cysteine proteinase. The presence of a PEP-CTERM domain at a protein's C-terminus predicts cleavage within the sorting domain, followed by covalent anchoring to some some component of the (usually Gram-negative) cell surface. Many PEP-CTERM proteins exhibit an unusual sequence composition that includes large numbers of potential glycosylation sites. Expression of one such protein has been shown restore the ability of a bacterium to form floc, a type of biofilm.), which translates to MVALAAILFSCSRTAVAGVTFGYEFGSPQWRWDNASLVHLGTPDGDIERSLAGGLRYSIEGGSFSSYYSLFSWDVAPTEVEFEQAVTNAFSHWTSVDPVSGFGTSISFVQDFGTAVNSGTSSGAFENLRLGSEIDLFANSELGAGSGFAQVSALGTQVELTSGVSGYSSFAISGADIFLSASQLTVQDFELLLTHELGHALGLADVELADGTAIFLDDNFDGTNNSTALATLMNSWADLVNPLDPDNIAGSGLSLYSVANGDPGLDTAGVAILMESDDAGGFPIGLKNDDYAMRQFLYPQLAAVPEPSSLAALSILAAGFAAARLRRRKAVS; encoded by the coding sequence GTGGTCGCACTTGCCGCCATCTTGTTCTCCTGCAGTCGGACAGCCGTCGCGGGTGTGACGTTTGGCTATGAATTCGGCAGTCCGCAGTGGCGGTGGGACAATGCGTCGCTGGTGCATCTGGGAACGCCCGATGGCGATATCGAACGATCACTGGCAGGCGGCCTGCGGTATTCGATCGAAGGCGGAAGTTTTTCGAGCTACTACAGCCTGTTTTCCTGGGATGTGGCGCCTACGGAGGTGGAGTTCGAACAAGCCGTGACGAATGCCTTTTCTCACTGGACTTCGGTCGATCCCGTCTCCGGATTCGGAACCTCAATCTCGTTTGTTCAGGACTTCGGCACGGCGGTCAACAGCGGCACGTCGTCGGGCGCTTTCGAGAATCTGCGTCTGGGTTCAGAAATCGATCTGTTTGCAAACTCTGAACTCGGCGCGGGATCGGGTTTCGCTCAGGTGTCGGCACTGGGAACGCAGGTCGAACTCACGTCCGGAGTGTCCGGGTACAGTTCGTTCGCGATCAGCGGGGCAGATATCTTTCTCAGCGCCAGTCAACTGACCGTTCAGGATTTTGAACTCCTGCTGACACATGAACTTGGCCACGCTCTGGGGCTGGCCGACGTGGAGCTTGCCGATGGCACGGCCATCTTTCTCGATGACAATTTCGATGGAACCAACAACAGTACAGCTCTGGCCACTCTGATGAATTCCTGGGCCGACCTGGTCAATCCGCTTGACCCTGACAACATCGCCGGCAGCGGCCTGAGTCTGTATTCCGTAGCAAACGGCGATCCCGGCCTTGATACTGCGGGGGTCGCGATTTTGATGGAGTCGGACGACGCCGGTGGATTTCCGATCGGGCTGAAGAACGACGACTATGCGATGCGGCAGTTTCTGTACCCGCAGCTCGCAGCCGTTCCGGAGCCTTCGTCGCTGGCAGCCCTTTCGATACTGGCGGCGGGATTCGCTGCGGCACGATTGCGTCGTCGGAAAGCAGTTTCGTGA